A portion of the Channa argus isolate prfri chromosome 19, Channa argus male v1.0, whole genome shotgun sequence genome contains these proteins:
- the LOC137104979 gene encoding phthioceranic/hydroxyphthioceranic acid synthase-like — protein MEEAEDGIAVVGIGCNFPGGEGLDNFWKVLLNGRNCSVPIPKERFDLSCWYDPDDNKAGKSRTAKAALIDGFNEFDHKFFGISDSEVEQMDPQQKQLLQCVYRALENAGIPMEKASGTRTGVFLGLMNRDYETNAAHVHPSVINHWTGTGLAMSIAANRASYIFNFTGPSLSIDSACSSSLVALHLACQSIKQGDCDMAVCGGVSCIIEPRVFVALSKAKMISPEGTSKPFSIRADGYGRGEGCGVVLLKPLKKAIQDHDYIWGVISKTAVNQDGHSVTPITKPSMTQQEELLRRIYSDSDVTNVQYIEAHGTGTPVGDPTEATSISNVIAKARPHGSETLRVGSVKSNIGHTESAAGVAGLIKVLLMMKHETIVPSVFYSEDSASVDAKALNIRIPTEAEKWEASGPRIAGVNNFGFGGTNAHAIVKEHKQSVVRQRIDEKQPKYFVTSANSAKSLYLMVEDTVKQLEAHSEVDLESLLYTSACRRSHLKHKYRKAIWVSSVLDLKEKLRAAIGKNISLAYSDPKLVFVFCGNGTTYHGMCKELLKHEPVFRNKIKEIAQLFQRLSVLNILDSLESVFESSALKNPDVAQPLLFAIQVGIYTLLRHWGVKADAVLGHSVGEVAAAHCSGLLSLEDAVKVIYFRSILQGKVTGGMMLVVSNMPVSEVTLLLPRYSGRICLAAFNSPQSCTLSGDADAIESLHKELSTSANSQNLFLRVLDVPAAYHSHMMDPILPEIKKTIGCLKINDLDTELFSTVTGKKVQRGNFCTGEYWARNIREPVAFEQAVRSAAKGKKNSAFIEIGPRRALQRNIVECLGNDTAVLASVQPEKDRETILSVVPKLFELGVQIDWNIFYSGCETMPLPFPNYQFDCSDRDVIIGAAQKNTASNHPVICQTGSESSVFRCDLTSSSSFYLKEHKHNEIPIIPGAFYAELGLAAFMANAKPRVPLSSLQLSVSFHSPFVLTENLLEMKVKLEQSEKETSFAVFSPSAVYSSGTVVSKKDRMIEEQCISLSSIYKRCQSVVSYQEFYGYLSQGGFQYGGIFQNKADVHYGEDLREAFAFVTVQEELRSQLHDYCIHPVVLDFFMQLLPVTVEHVFAGRPGFPAKIGSLTVFEPLHDEMVVYLRATDVGNDHFEVCGCFADKEGRVLVEVKHVIIKYLGSRSHVVEEYFYHNSFTVIPEGIISAPPPKALVFCDSIGIGEDLQQHLDSRSRYISLTHAKTILTHGFPSLLANLSIADIEKNFDEVLFLWGKENLTSLAANVVLQSVASCCEIFRQIVLELKRIRFPNAIRAVTHCSSDITVDHISPGFALAGMTRSFAAELPDLSFQLIDLSAVSANDIAALSEILRSCPCSKYPELVVKDGLILKPSIARTPPDVNDRSESNFTSTIPEPCVLQTADAHNVTQLSAIHFDEDAQPISDTSVEVQPNKICVHSSDYFPVSASHLKFGQTLYWDKHSAQNHKLVALDFSGTITAVGKHVKKLKIGDHIACCYPVMAGSRVRVPENACYNTKQFPFLQRTPCVSYFVLAWEIQQRALPRAKHHLGIISSIPDSSLVKVIALTSYKSGWNVVTGTQSNGSFVDVHHIDSLVVLPPFDESLIAKINKFPGLQHVVIICEFHMQGVLTQQMFQSVKEGVHIQTVQMPAILQTGSLIAKRSHIYQWLKSLNLSSKFPLESFTFQSVKSESIKILHYEKPPSYFNTKKLAVVALKSDIKNTVSHIPLLGAKKQLFRKRAVYVVAGGLSGLGFETVKFISQRGGEHVVILSRSKPTPDVQQEIHNVEKQCGNNITSMECDISVPEHVNKVVGVIGQKFPGCPIRGVFHSAVVLHDGLIETLNRSLYEKVLKPKVNGALNLHHATQHCQLDYFVCYSSISAFLGNASQTNYAAANSFLDMFCQYRRKLGLPAQSINWGALNLGLLFNKEHFHRFLEAKGMMVLNVAEIHQSLEQCLVLNRPQQAVCRFHFRNIRYNILSQNAALTMRLSALVEEAFQKSKETDSQSKQADSVSPKEYVISLLCETIGMDQSELKDESPLSSLGIDSMQAMTLQNLIFQERGVNVPLVKLLDPNATVSTVVNILSEGDEGDDFRLNPAEVMNEVSTRL, from the exons ATGGAAGAAGCTGAAGATGGTATTGCAGTGGTGGGCATTGGGTGCAATTTCCCAGGCG GTGAAGGGCTTGATAATTTCTGGAAGGTTCTGCTAAATGGCAGAAACTGCTCTGTGCCGATTCCCAAGGAGAGGTTTGACCTATCCTGCTGGTATGACCCCGATGACAACAAAGCGGGTAAATCCCGCACAGCCAAGGCCGCTCTCATTGATGG GTTTAATGAATTTGATCACAAATTCTTTGGCATCAGTGACAGTGAAGTTGAACAAATGGATCCTCAACAAAAACAGCTCCTTCAGTGTGTCTACAGGGCTTTAGAAAATGCTGGAATTCCCATGGAGAAAGCCAGCGGGACCAGGACAGGAGTGTTTTTGG gGTTAATGAATAGAGATTATGAAACAAATGCTGCACACGTGCACCCAAGTGTGATCAACCACTGGACTGGTACAGGGCTTGCCATGAGTATAGCAGCAAACAGAGCCTCATACATCTTCAACTTTACTGGACCTTCACTGTCCATAGACTCTGCCTGCTCATCATCTCTCGTGGCTCTTCATCTTGCCTGTCAATCCATAAAACAAG GTGACTGTGACATGGCTGTTTGTGGAGGTGTCAGCTGCATAATAGAGCCGAGAGTGTTTGTTGCTCTCAGCAAGGCCAAGATGATCTCACCCGAAGGGACCAGCAAACCTTTCTCCATCAGAGCCGATGGTTATGGTAGAGGGGAGGGCTGCGGAGTTGTTCTCCTGAAGCCTCTGAAAAAG gCTATTCAAGATCACGATTATATCTGGGGTGTCATCAGCAAAACCGCAGTGAACCAAGATGGACACTCAGTTACTCCAATCACCAAACCCTCCATGACACAACAAGAGGAGCTGCTCAGAAGAATCTACTCGGACTCTGACGTCACAAATGTCCAGTACATAGAGGCACATGGAACTGGGACCCCAGTTGGAGACCCAACTGAGGCAACAAGTATCTCAAATGTCATTGCTAAAGCCAGACCTCATGGTTCAGAGACACTGCGCGTTGGCTCTGTGAAGAGCAACATTGGACATACAGAATCTGCAGCAGGAGTGGCTGGACTCATTAAGGTGCTCTTAATGATGAAGCATGAGACCATTGTTCCATCAGTTTTCTACTCTGAAGATAGTGCCAGTGTAGATGCCAAAGCCCTGAACATTAGGATTCCTACGGAAGCAGAAAAGTGGGAAGCTTCAGGTCCTAGAATTGCAGGAGTAAATAACTTTGGCTTTGGGGGAACAAATGCACATGCTATTGTCAAAGAGCACAAACAGTCAGTCGTTAGGCAAAGGATTGATGAGAAACAACCAAAATACTTTGTCACGTCTGCAAATTCAGCAAAATCTCTCTACCTGATGGTGGAAGACACTGTTAAACAGCTTGAAGCACATAGTGAAGTCGATCTAGAGTCTCTGTTGTACACCTCTGCTTGCAGGAGGAGCCatctaaaacataaatacagaaaGGCCATCTGGGTTTCATCTGTACTCGATCTTAAAGAAAAGCTACGTGCTGCTATTGGGAAAAACATCAGCTTGGCCTACTCAGATCCAAAGTTAGTGTTTGTCTTCTGTGGAAATGGCACTACTTACCATGGCATGTGCAAGGAGCTACTAAAACATGAACCTGTATTCAGAAATAAGATCAAAGAGATTGCGCAACTTTTCCAAAGGCTGAGTGTGCTGAACATTTTGGACTCACTTGAGAGTGTGTTTGAGAGCAGCGCCTTAAAAAACCCAGATGTTGCCCAACCGCTCCTGTTTGCCATTCAAGTTGGCATTTACACCCTACTTAGGCACTGGGGTGTCAAGGCAGATGCTGTACTGGGGCACTCCGTAGGCGAGGTTGCAGCTGCTCACTGCTCTGGCCTTTTGTCTCTTGAGGATGCAGTGAAAGTCATCTATTTCCGTAGCATTCTCCAGGGCAAAGTGACGGGAGGGATGATGCTTGTGGTCAGCAACATGCCTGTATCAGAGGTAACTCTTCTACTCCCTCGCTACTCCGGTAGAATTTGCCTTGCTGCATTCAACAGCCCACAGTCCTGCACCCTCTCCGGTGATGCGGATGCAATCGAGAGCCTCCATAAAGAGCTAAGCACATCAGCCAACAGTCAGAATCTATTCCTTCGTGTATTGGATGTTCCTGCTGCTTACCACAGTCATATGATGGACCCAATTTtgccagaaattaaaaaaacaattggcTGCTTAAAGATCAACGACCTTGACACAGAGTTGTTTTCAACAGTGACGGGGAAAAAAGTCCAACGGGGAAATTTCTGCACAGGTGAATACTGGGCTAGAAACATTCGTGAGCCAGTTGCTTTTGAGCAGGCAGTGAGGTCGGCGGCTAAAGGAAAGAAGAATTCCGCTTTTATAGAGATAGGACCAAGAAGGGCACTACAGAGAAACATCGTGGAATGTCTTGGTAATGACACAGCTGTCCTTGCCTCAGTGCAGCCAGAGAAAGATCGGGAAACCATCTTGTCTGTTGTTCCCAAGCTATTTGAGTTGGGTGTTCAAATAGATTGGAACATCTTCTACAGTGGATGTGAGACAATGCCACTGCCGTTTCCAAATTATCAATTTGATTGCTCAGACAGAGATGTCATCATTGGagcagcacagaaaaacacagcaagtaATCATCCTGTGATCTGTCAGACAGGGAgtgaaagcagtgttttcagGTGCGATCTGACGTCCAGCTCTTCTTTCTACTTGAAAGAACACAAGCACAATGAAATACCCATCATCCCTGGTGCCTTCTATGCCGAGTTGGGTTTAGCCGCATTCATGGCCAATGCCAAACCAAGGGTACCACTCAGCTCTCTACAGCTCAGTGTCAGCTTCCACAGTCCATTTGTTTTAACTGAGAATTTGCTTGAAATGAAGGTGAAACTGGAACAGTCAGAGAAGGAAACCAGTTTCGCTGTTTTCTCCCCATCTGCAGTGTATTCATCTGGCACAGTGGTTTCCAAGAAGGACAGAATGATTGAGGAGCAGTGCATTTCACTGAGCTCTATTTACAAAAGATGCCAATCTGTTGTGAGCTATCAGGAGTTCTATGGTTATCTCTCTCAAGGTGGCTTTCAGTATGGAGGGATCTTCCAGAATAAGGCAGATGTACACTATGGGGAAGATCTGAGGGAAGCGTTTGCATTTGTCACCGTTCAAGAAGAGCTGCGGTCTCAGTTGCATGACTATTGTATTCATCCTGTCGTGTTGGATTTCTTCATGCAGCTTCTCCCAGTTACAGTGGAGCACGTTTTTGCTGGTAGGCCAGGTTTTCCTGCCAAAATAGGAAGTTTGACAGTGTTTGAACCCCTGCATGATGAGATGGTCGTCTATCTGAGAGCTACTGATGTGGGCAACGATCATTTTGAAGTTTGTGGCTGTTTTGCAGATAAAGAAGGAAGAGTGTTGGTTGAAGTTAAGCATGTGATAATCAAGTACCTGGGCAGTCGCTCTCATGTGGTTGAGGAGTACTTCTACCATAATTCTTTCACTGTGATCCCTGAAGGCATCATATCTGCTCCTCCACCCAAGGCCTTGGTCTTCTGTGATTCTATTGGCATTGGTGAAGATCTGCAACAGCATTTGGACTCAAGATCTAGATACATTTCCCTTACACATGCAAAGACTATCTTGACCCACGGGTTTCCGTCTCTTTTGGCAAATCTCAGCATCGCAGATATTGAGAAAAACTTTGACGAAGTCTTATTTTTGTGGGGGAAAGAAAACTTAACTTCCCTGGCAGCAAATGTTGTCCTGCAGAGTGTGGCAAGCTGCTGTGAGATTTTCCGCCAAATAGTCCTAGAGCTCAAGCGGATTCGCTTCCCAAATGCCATCAGAGCAGTAACCCATTGTTCGTCCGATATCACAGTAGATCACATAAGTCCAGGTTTTGCTCTTGCTGGCATGACGAGATCATTTGCAGCAGAGCTACCGGATCTTTCATTTCAGCTGATTGATTTAAGCGCCGTCTCTGCTAACGACATTGCAGCTCTGTCAGAAATCCTAAGATCGTGCCCTTGCAGCAAGTACCCAGAACTAGTGGTAAAAGATGGGTTGATTTTGAAACCTTCCATTGCCCGTACTCCACCAGATGTCAATGACCGTTCAGAGAGCAATTTTACCTCTACAATTCCTGAACCGTGTGTCCTTCAGACAGCTGATGCACATAATGTTACTCAACTGAGTGCCATTCACTTTGATGAGGATGCCCAGCCAATCAGTGACACATCTGTTGAAGTTCAGCCTAATAAGATATGCGTTCATTCCTCTGATTACTTTCCTGTCAGTGCTTCACATCTGAAATTTGGCCAGACACTGTACTGGGACAAACACTCGGCTCAGAACCACAAGCTAGTGGCTCTTGATTTCAGTGGTACTATCACAGCAGTTGGAAAACATGTCAAGAAATTGAAAATAGGAGATCACATTGCTTGCTGTTACCCTGTGATGGCAGGGAGCAGAGTCAGGGTTCCGGAGAATGCGTGCTACAACACAAAACAGTTCCCATTCCTGCAAAGAACTCCCTGTGTTTCCTACTTTGTGCTAGCGTGGGAGATCCAGCAGCGAGCGCTGCCCCGAGCTAAGCACCATCTGGGAATCATATCCTCTATCCCAGACTCTTCTCTGGTAAAGGTTATAGCACTCACTTCTTACAAATCGGGTTGGAATGTGGTTACTGGCACACAATCCAATGGCTCTTTTGTAGATGTCCATCACATTGATTCATTAGTTGTCCTTCCTCCATTTGATGAATCCCTGATTGCTAAAATCAACAAATTTCCAGGCCTCCAACATGTTGTCATCATCTGTGAATTTCACATGCAAGGTGTCCTCACTCAGCAGATGTTCCAAAGTGTAAAGGAAGGAGTACACATCCAGACAGTTCAGATGCCAGCCATTTTGCAAACAGGATCATTAATTGCAAAAAGATCCCACATTTATCAATGGCTTAAGTCCTTGAACTTGAGCAGCAAATTTCCTCTTGAAAGCTTTACCTTTCAGAGTGTGAAATCCGAAAGCATCAAGATCCTTCATTATGAGAAACCACCatcatattttaatacaaagaaACTGGCTGTCGTAGCTCTGAAAAGtgatattaaaaatacagtgtcACACATTCCACTGCTGGGGgcaaaaaaacagcttttccGAAAAAGAGCAGTGTACGTAGTGGCAGGTGGCCTTTCTGGGTTGGGCTTTGAAACTGTCAAGTTCATCTCACAGAGGGGTGGTGAGCATGTTGTAATACTCTCCAGGAGCAAACCCACACCAGATGTGCAGCAGGAAATACACAATGTGGAGAAACAGTGTGGAAACAACATCACCAGCATGGAGTGTGACATATCTGTGCCTGAGCATGTGAACAAGGTTGTTGGTGTCATCGGCCAAAAGTTCCCTGGTTGTCCAATTAGGGGAGTGTTTCACAGTGCGGTTGTTCTGCATGATGGACTTATTGAGACCCTTAACAGATCTTTGTACGAGAAAGTTCTCAAACCCAAAGTAAACGGTGCACTGAATTTGCATCACGCAACACAGCACTGTCAGTTAGATTACTTTGTGTGCTATTCCTCCATCTCAGCTTTCCTCGGCAACGCATCGCAAACAAACTATGCCGCAGCCAACTCATTCCTTGACATGTTCTGTCAGTACAGGCGCAAACTGGGCCTGCCCGCTCAGTCTATCAATTGGGGAGCTCTGAACCTCGGCCTTCTCTTTAACAAAGAGCATTTCCACCGATTTCTGGAGGCAAAAGGGATGATGGTGTTGAATGTGGCAGAGATTCATCAAAGCTTAGAGCAATGTCTTGTGCTCAACCGGCCCCAACAAGCTGTTTGTAGGTTTCACTTTAGAAACATCAGATACAACATCCTTTCTCAAAATGCAGCCTTAACCATGCGCCTGTCTGCACTGGTAGAGGAGGCTTTTCAAAAGTCCAAAGAGACAGATTCACAATCTAAACAAGCTGATTCAGTTTCACCAAAAGAGTATGTCATCTCTCTGCTTTGTGAGACCATTGGTATGGACCAGAGTGAGTTGAAAGATGAGTCACCTCTCTCATCTTTAGGCATTGACTCTATGCAGGCCATGACTCTGCAGAATCTGATATTTCAGGAGAGGGGTGTGAATGTGCCTTTGGTGAAACTTTTAGACCCTAATGCTACAGTTTCAACGGTGGTAAACATATTGAGTGAAGGAGATGAGGGTGATGATTTCAGACTCAATCCAGCTGAGGTTATGAATGAAGTTTCAACCAGATTGTAA